A section of the Novosphingobium sp. G106 genome encodes:
- the cueR gene encoding Cu(I)-responsive transcriptional regulator, which produces MNIGAVSAASGVSQRMIRHYEKIGLIPSAARRESGYRDYSDADVHRLRFIANARDLGFPIEEIRKLLDLWSDRARASSEVKALAEARAADLGRKADALNAMREALMDLAKRCHGNDWPECPILTHLAS; this is translated from the coding sequence ATGAATATTGGCGCTGTGTCGGCCGCGAGCGGGGTCTCGCAGCGGATGATCCGCCACTATGAGAAGATCGGCCTTATCCCGTCGGCTGCGCGACGGGAAAGCGGCTATCGCGACTACTCGGACGCCGACGTCCATCGGCTTCGCTTCATTGCCAACGCTCGCGACCTCGGCTTTCCGATCGAAGAAATCCGAAAGCTGCTTGATTTATGGTCCGATCGCGCACGCGCCAGTTCAGAGGTCAAGGCGCTGGCGGAGGCCCGCGCGGCCGACCTTGGCCGCAAGGCGGATGCGCTGAATGCGATGCGAGAAGCGCTGATGGACTTGGCGAAGAGGTGCCACGGCAACGACTGGCCGGAATGTCCGATTCTGACGCACCTGGCGTCTTGA
- a CDS encoding metal/formaldehyde-sensitive transcriptional repressor produces the protein MGHLTEGNDELLKRVRRIAGQVAAIEKALAAGTDCTTTLHLVAATRGAMNGLMDEIIEEHVRTHVAHPDLAAEDRAAGAEELIAVIRRYAK, from the coding sequence ATGGGACATTTGACCGAAGGCAATGACGAGCTCTTGAAGCGGGTGCGCCGCATCGCGGGACAGGTCGCGGCGATTGAGAAAGCGCTGGCCGCAGGAACAGACTGTACGACGACTCTGCATCTCGTCGCAGCGACGCGCGGCGCCATGAACGGCCTCATGGACGAGATCATCGAAGAGCATGTCCGCACCCATGTGGCGCATCCCGACCTCGCGGCCGAGGATCGTGCCGCTGGGGCGGAAGAATTGATCGCGGTCATACGCCGCTACGCAAAATAA
- the dmeF gene encoding CDF family Co(II)/Ni(II) efflux transporter DmeF: MTTSRDIDAFVHDHVYLGASHDENARRTLWVVVLTAVMMIGEIFAGYVTGSMALLADGFHMATHAGALSVAAVAYAYAKQHASNRRFSFGTGKVGDLAGFASALVLGLIALGIGVESILRLFEPIKVAFGEATLIAVIGLGVNIVSAFLLSGSHHHHGHDHHDHVDDHDAHGGDNNLRSAYVHVLADALTSVLAIAALLAGRYLGWVWMDPVMGIVGAGVIARWSWSLMRDTASVLLDSTDNHVAEEIQDLVEGPGDVRIADLHVWRVGPEAHAAIVGVVGSAGVNAGVIRDRLVPVHELKHLTIECH; encoded by the coding sequence ATGACGACGTCCCGCGATATTGACGCCTTTGTGCACGATCATGTCTACTTGGGTGCCTCTCACGACGAGAATGCACGCCGCACATTGTGGGTTGTGGTGCTGACGGCTGTGATGATGATCGGCGAAATATTCGCCGGGTATGTCACGGGATCAATGGCGCTCCTGGCCGATGGCTTCCATATGGCGACCCATGCAGGCGCGCTAAGTGTGGCTGCGGTTGCTTATGCCTATGCCAAGCAGCATGCGTCGAACCGGCGGTTCAGCTTTGGAACCGGCAAGGTGGGCGACCTTGCGGGCTTCGCCTCGGCGCTGGTGCTTGGCCTGATCGCCCTGGGAATCGGCGTTGAATCGATCCTGCGGTTGTTCGAGCCCATCAAGGTTGCGTTTGGTGAGGCAACCTTAATTGCCGTCATTGGGCTCGGTGTGAACATTGTCAGCGCATTCTTGCTGTCGGGCAGCCATCACCATCATGGTCATGACCATCATGACCACGTCGACGACCATGATGCTCATGGTGGCGACAACAACCTTCGCTCGGCCTATGTGCATGTCCTAGCCGACGCTCTTACGTCAGTATTGGCAATCGCGGCTCTTCTGGCAGGCCGCTATCTTGGCTGGGTGTGGATGGACCCTGTCATGGGGATCGTGGGAGCGGGGGTGATCGCTCGCTGGTCCTGGAGCCTGATGCGAGATACCGCCTCAGTCCTCCTTGATTCGACCGATAATCATGTTGCCGAGGAAATACAGGATCTCGTTGAGGGACCGGGCGATGTGCGTATTGCCGATCTTCATGTCTGGCGTGTCGGTCCCGAGGCCCATGCTGCCATAGTGGGAGTGGTCGGCAGTGCGGGGGTCAATGCAGGCGTGATCCGCGATCGGCTGGTGCCCGTCCATGAGTTGAAGCACCTGACAATCGAATGCCATTGA
- a CDS encoding DUF1289 domain-containing protein: MKSPCIDVCRFDCSTGWCRGCGRSKPECRAWKKAQPRQQRKIAADLPRRLAKLTGRELQK; this comes from the coding sequence GTGAAGTCGCCGTGCATAGACGTGTGCCGTTTCGACTGCTCGACTGGCTGGTGTCGGGGCTGTGGCCGGTCCAAGCCGGAATGCCGGGCTTGGAAGAAGGCGCAGCCCCGACAGCAACGCAAGATCGCCGCCGACCTTCCGCGCCGGCTCGCGAAGCTGACGGGACGCGAATTGCAAAAATGA
- a CDS encoding trans-aconitate 2-methyltransferase, translating to MTEPDHWETVYTTKASDSVSWFQATPETSLAALSRIAVPPTSAIIDVGGGASALADSLLDRGWADVTILDVAAAALEVSQSRLGTRASQVQWIAANITQWSPARQYDIWHDRAVFHFLATKEARDAYKNALHTGLRTGGWLIMATFALDGPDKCSGLPVIRYNAELLTQELGHEFTLVEAWSEEHKTPWNSEQCFNWCVYQRR from the coding sequence ATGACCGAGCCCGATCACTGGGAAACCGTTTACACAACGAAAGCGTCAGATTCGGTGAGCTGGTTTCAGGCGACGCCAGAAACATCGCTGGCCGCGCTTTCGCGCATTGCGGTGCCGCCAACATCGGCGATCATCGACGTCGGCGGCGGCGCGTCCGCCCTGGCGGACAGCTTGCTGGACAGAGGTTGGGCGGACGTCACGATCCTCGACGTCGCAGCGGCGGCGCTCGAGGTCAGCCAGTCGAGGCTAGGCACTCGCGCTTCGCAGGTTCAGTGGATCGCAGCCAATATCACTCAGTGGAGTCCAGCACGCCAATATGATATCTGGCACGATCGGGCCGTGTTCCATTTTCTGGCAACGAAGGAGGCCCGCGATGCTTACAAGAACGCCCTGCATACGGGACTGAGGACAGGCGGGTGGTTGATCATGGCCACGTTTGCACTTGACGGGCCGGACAAATGCAGTGGCCTCCCTGTGATAAGGTATAATGCGGAACTGCTCACCCAGGAACTCGGTCACGAGTTTACGCTCGTGGAGGCATGGTCAGAAGAGCACAAGACACCGTGGAACAGCGAACAATGCTTCAATTGGTGTGTATATCAAAGGCGTTGA